In the genome of Gloeotrichia echinulata CP02, one region contains:
- a CDS encoding WD40 repeat domain-containing protein produces the protein MNSTTNKSQEFEEHYSAKLSDYVTAIAWSPDGTTLAATSAAGEVVLWQNGDLATLQTGHGQSVDGVAFSPDGRFLAIGGQDGRVKIWRETELISTLENTPAWVDKLAWSLTSNQLAFSLGRYVQVWDADSCEVLVTLNFENSSVLGIDWRPDGKYLAISGYQGVKIWNTQDWDEEPYILSMPTVSVAMAWSGDGRFLASGNMDRSVTVLEWDNPDPWVMRGFPGKIRQLAWSEATTELGAPILASSSVEGIVVWQKLEDDSLGWEARVLTNHVDVISAIAFAPQSFLLASTAADGWLCLWKESQELCQILTGASGGFSSLAWHPQGKLLAAGGEQGELIIWSKLSLEVGGLSIPRCL, from the coding sequence ATGAACTCAACAACCAACAAATCCCAGGAATTTGAAGAACACTATTCAGCAAAGCTATCAGATTACGTCACGGCGATCGCTTGGTCGCCTGATGGTACAACTTTAGCTGCGACTTCTGCTGCTGGGGAAGTTGTGCTGTGGCAAAATGGCGACTTAGCCACTTTGCAAACTGGTCATGGACAATCAGTAGATGGCGTTGCTTTTTCCCCAGATGGGAGATTTTTAGCCATTGGGGGACAGGATGGACGGGTAAAAATTTGGCGAGAAACAGAATTAATTAGCACCTTGGAAAATACCCCTGCTTGGGTTGACAAGTTAGCTTGGAGTCTTACCAGTAACCAACTGGCTTTTAGTTTGGGGCGTTATGTCCAAGTATGGGATGCTGATAGCTGTGAGGTTTTAGTTACCCTAAATTTTGAAAACTCCTCAGTATTGGGGATTGATTGGCGTCCAGATGGAAAGTATCTAGCGATTAGTGGTTATCAGGGAGTCAAGATTTGGAACACTCAAGACTGGGATGAAGAACCATACATTCTATCTATGCCTACGGTCAGTGTAGCGATGGCTTGGTCTGGCGATGGCAGATTCCTGGCTTCTGGTAATATGGATCGCAGTGTCACTGTTTTAGAATGGGATAACCCCGACCCTTGGGTAATGCGTGGCTTCCCTGGTAAAATTCGCCAACTAGCATGGTCAGAAGCTACCACCGAACTAGGTGCGCCGATTTTAGCATCTTCCAGCGTTGAAGGTATTGTGGTTTGGCAAAAGCTAGAAGATGATTCCTTGGGATGGGAAGCACGAGTGTTAACTAATCATGTGGATGTGATTTCGGCGATCGCCTTTGCACCCCAAAGTTTCCTTCTCGCTTCCACTGCTGCTGATGGCTGGTTATGTTTGTGGAAGGAATCTCAGGAACTATGCCAAATTCTCACAGGTGCATCAGGGGGGTTTTCCTCCCTAGCTTGGCATCCCCAAGGTAAGCTACTTGCTGCAGGCGGGGAGCAAGGCGAATTAATTATTTGGTCAAAACTTTCATTAGAAGTCGGCGGTTTATCCATCCCCAGGTGTCTGTAG
- a CDS encoding GTP-binding protein, with protein MISAETSNSVPVTVLTGYLGAGKTTLLNHILTYEHGKKVAVIVNEFGEVGIDNQLVIDADEEIFEMNNGCICCTVRGDLIRIIGNLMKRRDKFDHLVIETTGLADPAPVIQTFFVDEDMQNQLSLDAVVTVVDAKHIWQHWDADEAQEQIAFADVILLNKTDLVTPDVLEELEQRIRGMNAIAKIYRTRNSELEMDALLGVGAFDLDRALEIDPNFLGEDAHVHDESVHSVAFVEPGAIDGDKLNDWLSELLRTQGTDIFRMKGILNIAGEDNRFVFQGVHMIFDGRPDRPWKPNETPKNELVFIGRNLDEVKLKQDFLACLA; from the coding sequence ATGATCTCTGCTGAAACATCAAATTCCGTCCCTGTAACCGTTTTAACTGGTTATCTCGGTGCAGGTAAAACCACCCTACTCAATCACATCCTCACCTACGAACACGGCAAAAAAGTAGCTGTGATCGTTAATGAATTTGGGGAAGTGGGTATTGATAATCAATTGGTTATCGATGCAGATGAAGAAATATTTGAAATGAATAACGGCTGTATCTGCTGTACAGTGCGCGGGGACTTGATTCGCATCATCGGTAACTTGATGAAGCGGCGTGATAAATTTGACCATCTAGTCATTGAAACCACGGGATTAGCTGACCCTGCGCCAGTGATTCAGACATTCTTTGTCGATGAAGATATGCAAAACCAACTGTCTTTAGATGCAGTGGTAACGGTTGTAGATGCCAAGCATATCTGGCAGCATTGGGATGCAGATGAAGCCCAAGAACAAATTGCTTTTGCTGATGTAATTTTACTCAATAAAACAGATTTAGTCACCCCAGATGTATTAGAAGAGTTAGAGCAACGGATTCGGGGGATGAATGCGATCGCCAAAATCTACCGTACTCGCAACTCTGAACTAGAAATGGATGCTTTACTGGGTGTAGGCGCCTTTGACTTAGACCGCGCTTTAGAAATTGACCCCAATTTTTTAGGCGAAGATGCTCATGTACATGATGAAAGCGTCCATTCTGTGGCTTTTGTCGAACCTGGCGCAATCGATGGAGACAAATTAAACGATTGGCTATCGGAATTACTACGTACCCAAGGGACAGATATCTTCCGCATGAAAGGCATTTTAAATATTGCTGGGGAAGATAATCGATTTGTATTCCAAGGAGTACACATGATATTTGATGGTAGACCAGATCGCCCTTGGAAACCCAACGAAACACCTAAAAACGAACTCGTCTTCATCGGTCGCAATCTTGATGAAGTCAAACTTAAACAAGATTTTCTCGCCTGTCTAGCTTAA
- a CDS encoding HAD-IC family P-type ATPase — protein sequence MATAVSTTAPEDKQLTVWHSLETSEAIAQLQSDAEYGLSTATAKRRLTEIGANELTAKKTKPWWLKFLLQFNQPLLIILLCAGLVKAVTGSFVNAGVIWGVTTTNAIIGFIQESKAESAIAALAKAITTEATVIRDGQKLRIPSGELVPGDIVLLTSGDKVPADLRLIQVRNLQIDESALTGESVAVEKNLKILKSDAGLAERKNMAYAGGFVTFGQATGIVIATGNATETGRISQLMEQHTDISTPLTRKFDKFSQSWLYMVLGLATLCFVVGLSFRGFQEALEAAVALTVSAIPEGLPAVVTVTLAIGVSRMARRNAIIRKLPAVETLGSATVICSDKTGTLTENQMTVQAIYAGGHQYTVTGIGYTPDGEILIDDKPVDLNSDKGLQECLIAGILCNDSQLEKKNGRWVVMGDPTEGALIASANKAGFSQPTLAQQMPKLDGIPFESDFQYMATLHGTAKGNTIYVKGSVEAILQRCSLMLNTHGQPRPLDCVETLKQTSIEREVNIMARQGLRVLALAKKPVSDEQNTVDHPDIATGLIFLGLQGMIDPPRESAIKAVEACQAAGIQVKMITGDHAVTAQAIARRMGINKNGSVLAFTGAELAHMDKTELAQVAEEGVVFARVAPEQKLRLVEALQSKGEIVAMTGDGVNDAPALKQADIGIAMGGAGTEVAKEAADMLLTDDNFASIEAAVEEGRAVYKNLLKAICFILPVNGGESMTILISTLLARDLPILSLQVLWLNMLNSITMTVPLAFEPKGQNVMQQAPRNPHEPLLAGSRLGRILAISLFNWIVIFGVFEYIRQTTGNIDLARTMAINSLIAGRIFYLLSISQLIPNLIAKMDGTIQENVDIPAIGFGILGAILLQILFAHVPLINEVFETAPLTLQQWLFCLGVGSPMIIWATVVNKFDPPN from the coding sequence ATGGCGACTGCTGTATCTACCACCGCGCCAGAAGATAAGCAGCTGACTGTTTGGCATAGCTTAGAGACTTCCGAAGCGATCGCGCAGTTGCAAAGTGACGCTGAGTATGGCTTGAGTACCGCTACAGCCAAACGTCGGTTAACGGAAATCGGGGCGAATGAACTAACTGCAAAAAAAACCAAGCCTTGGTGGTTGAAGTTTCTGCTGCAATTTAACCAACCACTGCTGATTATTTTGTTGTGTGCGGGTTTAGTCAAAGCTGTCACTGGTAGTTTTGTGAATGCGGGAGTAATTTGGGGTGTCACAACTACCAACGCCATAATTGGATTTATCCAGGAATCGAAAGCCGAAAGTGCGATCGCCGCCCTCGCCAAAGCCATCACTACAGAAGCTACTGTCATCCGCGATGGTCAAAAATTACGCATTCCTTCGGGCGAATTAGTGCCTGGAGATATTGTATTGCTAACCTCTGGCGATAAAGTCCCAGCAGATTTACGGTTAATTCAAGTACGGAATTTACAAATAGATGAATCTGCCCTGACTGGGGAATCTGTAGCAGTAGAAAAAAACCTCAAAATTTTAAAGTCAGATGCAGGTTTAGCAGAGCGAAAAAACATGGCTTATGCCGGTGGTTTCGTCACCTTTGGCCAAGCTACAGGTATCGTAATTGCCACAGGGAACGCCACGGAGACAGGGCGCATATCCCAGTTAATGGAGCAACACACCGATATATCCACCCCTTTAACCCGAAAATTTGATAAATTCAGCCAGAGTTGGCTATATATGGTGCTAGGCTTGGCTACCCTCTGCTTTGTGGTGGGATTAAGCTTTAGAGGGTTTCAAGAAGCCTTAGAAGCGGCGGTGGCTTTAACAGTGAGTGCGATTCCTGAAGGTTTACCAGCAGTAGTGACAGTTACCCTGGCAATCGGTGTTTCCCGCATGGCACGACGCAACGCCATTATCCGCAAATTGCCGGCGGTGGAAACCTTGGGGAGTGCAACTGTGATTTGTTCCGATAAAACCGGGACTTTGACAGAAAACCAGATGACAGTACAGGCTATCTATGCAGGAGGACATCAATACACTGTCACTGGGATAGGCTACACACCAGATGGGGAAATTTTGATAGATGACAAACCAGTAGACTTGAACAGTGATAAGGGTTTGCAAGAATGCTTGATAGCCGGAATACTCTGCAACGATTCCCAGTTAGAAAAGAAAAATGGTAGGTGGGTGGTAATGGGAGATCCCACCGAAGGCGCATTAATTGCATCTGCGAACAAAGCCGGTTTCAGCCAGCCTACCTTAGCCCAGCAAATGCCTAAACTAGATGGGATACCCTTTGAGTCAGACTTTCAGTACATGGCGACTTTACACGGCACAGCCAAGGGTAATACAATTTACGTCAAGGGTTCTGTAGAGGCAATTCTGCAGCGCTGTAGCCTGATGTTGAATACTCATGGACAACCCCGCCCGCTAGATTGTGTAGAAACATTAAAGCAAACCAGCATCGAGCGGGAAGTAAATATTATGGCACGGCAGGGCTTACGGGTCTTAGCTTTGGCGAAAAAGCCCGTTAGCGATGAGCAAAATACGGTAGATCATCCAGATATTGCCACAGGATTAATTTTCTTAGGCTTGCAGGGGATGATTGATCCGCCGCGTGAGAGTGCAATTAAAGCGGTGGAAGCCTGTCAAGCAGCGGGAATTCAGGTAAAAATGATTACAGGAGACCATGCGGTAACTGCACAGGCGATCGCCCGCCGGATGGGAATCAATAAAAATGGCTCAGTTCTAGCCTTCACAGGTGCAGAACTAGCGCACATGGATAAAACAGAACTCGCCCAAGTTGCAGAGGAAGGTGTCGTATTTGCCCGCGTCGCCCCCGAACAAAAGCTACGTTTAGTCGAAGCCTTGCAATCTAAAGGCGAAATCGTCGCCATGACTGGCGATGGTGTCAACGATGCACCCGCCTTAAAACAAGCAGATATCGGCATTGCAATGGGTGGTGCAGGTACTGAAGTTGCCAAAGAGGCAGCAGATATGCTGCTCACAGACGATAATTTTGCTTCCATTGAAGCCGCTGTGGAAGAAGGAAGGGCAGTTTATAAGAACCTATTGAAGGCAATTTGCTTTATTTTGCCCGTCAACGGTGGGGAATCGATGACGATTTTGATTAGTACATTATTGGCTAGAGATTTGCCGATTTTGTCTTTACAAGTGCTGTGGTTGAATATGTTGAACTCTATCACCATGACAGTGCCTTTAGCATTTGAGCCTAAAGGACAAAACGTCATGCAACAAGCACCGCGAAATCCCCATGAGCCGTTGCTTGCTGGTAGTAGATTAGGACGAATTTTGGCAATTTCTTTGTTTAACTGGATTGTGATATTTGGGGTATTTGAATATATCCGCCAAACAACAGGTAATATTGATTTAGCGCGGACAATGGCGATTAATTCCTTAATTGCTGGGCGAATATTTTATCTGTTGAGCATTAGTCAATTAATCCCGAATTTAATTGCCAAGATGGACGGGACAATTCAAGAAAATGTGGATATTCCAGCTATTGGCTTTGGGATTTTAGGGGCGATTCTTTTGCAAATATTGTTTGCTCATGTGCCGTTGATTAATGAAGTGTTTGAAACGGCGCCATTGACTTTACAGCAGTGGTTATTCTGTTTGGGTGTGGGTTCACCGATGATTATCTGGGCGACAGTTGTTAATAAGTTCGATCCGCCGAATTAA